In Kiloniellales bacterium, the sequence GGTCGAGGTGCTGCGCCACCGGCTGCTCGCCGAGGGACTGCAGGTCTTCGAGGGCGCGAAGGTGACCGCGGTCCAGGCGACCGGCGCGGGGGTGCGCGCGACCCTGGACCAGGACGGCGTCGAGCAGACGATCGACGGTAGCCACCTGCTGCTGGCCGCCGGGCGGCGCCCGGTGCACGGCGCACTGGGCCTGGAGGCCGCCGGCGTCGACCACGACGGCGCCGGGATCAAGGTCGACGCGCGGCTGCGCACCTCCAACCCCAAGATCTTCGTCGCCGGCGACGCCGCCGGCGGCCTGCAGTTCACCCACCTGGCGAGCTATCACGCTGGGATCGTTCTGCGCAACGCGCTGTTCCGCCTGCGCGCCAGCGCCGACGGCGCGGCCGTGCCCTGGGTGACCTATACCGAACCCGAGCTGGCCAACGTCGGGCTTACCGAGGCCGCGGCCCGGGAGCGGGACGAGAAGATCAACGTCCTGCGCTGGCCCTTCGCCGAAAACGACCGGGCCCAGGCCGAGCGCCGCACTGAAGGGCTGATCAAGGTAGTGGTCCGGCCGGGCGGCCGGATCCTCGGGGCCGGCATCGCCGGGCCCCACGCCGGCGAGCTGATCCAGCCCTGGACCCTGGCGATCGCGCAGAAGCTCAAGATCGGCGCCATGGCGGGCACCATCGTGCCCTATCCCACCTTCGGCGAGGTCGGCAAGCGGGCCGCGGGCAGCTATTTCATGCCCAAGCTGTTCAGCGAGCGCACCAAGGCGATCGTCCGCTTCCTGGGGCGCTTCGGTTAGGAAAGACCGGGCCACTTCCCCGCTTAGAGTCTCACAAACATGTGAAAAATAGTGCGCTTTCGTTGAATCGCGTCGGGGACACGGGCGTGCGACATTCGAGTCATCGACAGGCGCGGTCCGGGCGGCACGGGAGGAGATCACCGTTCGCGGCGGCGCCGACGCTAGAGCGGGTCATGTCTTGCCGGAAACGCTTCGCGGTTCCGGCAAAGACATGTGAACCCGCTCGATATGAGGTAGTTTGAGCAGATCCAGAGGAGGCTTTGATGATCAAGAAGACCATGGTGGCGCTCAGTGTCGCCACGCTCGCGACCTCGGCCGCCGCGCTGCCGGCTGCCGCGGCGAAGCCCGCCGAGAACCCGGTTCAGCTTGCCGCCTGCAACCCCTGCAACCCCTGTGCGGCTGCAGCCTGCAATCCCTGCAACCCCTGCGCCGCGGCGGCCTGCAACCCCTGCAACCCCTGCGCCGCAGCGACCTGCAATCCCTGTAACCCTTGCGCGGCGGCGACCTGCAACCCCTGCAACCCCTGCGCGGCGCAGTAGCCGTAACCGACTCCGATCCTGGCGCGTCCAGGAGAAGGCGCGACCGCACCCCTTGTGGGCCTCTCCTCCTCGGCGTGCGGCGCGCCTTTTCTTTCTCGGTGAGACCGAACCCCAGGCGTCCCGATGACCGCGGTCGCCGGTAACCGCGCAGCCCCGGCACAGAGGGGTGATTTCGCGCGGAAATTTCCTGCGCCGTGCTGTAAGCTGCCGGTTATGAGCGGCGGCAAAACCAGCCTATCGCCTGTCTTTTCCGGGCTTTCGGCTCGGCTGCTTGTGCTGACCGTGGCCTTCGTCATGCTGGCCGAGGTCCTGATCTACGCGCCCTCGATCGGCCGCTTCCGCAAGGTCTACCTCGAGGAGCGCCTGGCCGACGCCCATATCGCCATCCTGGCCCTCGAGGCGACCCCGAACTTCATGGTCGGCGAGGAGTTGGAGCGCGCGCTGCTCGACCAGGTCGGCGCCGAGATGATCGCGCTGCGCAAGCCCGGCGCCGGCAAGCTCATGCTGATGAGCCTCGAGCCGGAGCGCATCGACCAGACCTTCGACCTTCGGGAGAGCGGCTTCTTCCGACTGATCGGCGACGCCTTCATGACCTTCGTCCACGGCGACCGCATGCTGCGGGTGATCGGCATGTCGCCCAAGGACGAGACCATCACGGTCGAGGTGGTGCTCGAGGAAGCGCCCCTCCGGGCCGCCATGATCGCCTTCTCCCAGCGCATCCTGGCGCTGTCGCTGATCATCTCGCTGTTCTCCGCCGGCCTGGTCTACCTGACCCTGCACCTCCTGATCGTCCGGCCCATGCGGCGGATCACGGAGTCCATGACCGCCTTCCGGGAAGACCCGGAAAGCGCGGCCTCAGCCTTGGACGCAGGCGGCAGCCCGGGGCGCAACGACGAGATCGGCGTCGCCGAGCGCGAGCTGGTCTCGATGCAGGAGGGGCTGCGCGCGGCGCTGCACCAGAAGACCCGGCTGGCGGCGCTCGGCATCGCGGTGACCAAGATCAACCACGACCTCAAGAACATCCTGGCGACGGCCCGGTTGGTCTCGGACCGTATGGCGACCAGCGGGGACCCGGAGGTGCGCCGGACCGCCCCGACGCTGGTCGGCGCGATCGACCGGGCGGTCGACCTCTGCGCCAACACGCTCAGCTTCACCCGCGAGGGCCCAGCCTCGCTCGAGCTGACGCGCTTCGAGCTGGGCGACCTGATCGCCGACGTCGGCGAGGCCCTGCCCGGCCAGGTCAACGGCACGGCGGTCTGGCAGAACCGCCTGGACGAGCCGATCGAGATCGAGGCCGACCGCCAGCAGCTGTTCCGCGTGCTCGCCAACCTGGGGCAGAACGCGATCGAGTCCGGCGCGACGGCGGTCCAGGTGATGGCCTGGCGCGACGACGGCAAGCTGCTGATCGACGTCGCCGACAACGGCCCGGGCTTGGCGCCGCGCGCCAAGGAGAACCTGTTCCAGCCCTTCACCGGCTCGACCCGGGCCGGCGGCACCGGCCTCGGCCTCGCCATCGCCCGCGAGCTGATGCGCGCCCACGGCGGCGCCATCGACCTGCGCAGCTCGACCGGCGAGGGCACCTGTTTCCGGCTCAGCCTGCCACTCAGCCAAGGCGCCCGCTGATGCCTCTGCGTTCAGTCATCCACGTCAAACCAAGGAGAGGGAGGAAGGCATGGCGATGAACCGGTACATGATCGAGCGGGATATCCCCGAGGTCGGCTCGCTGGAGCGCGAGCAGCTGGCGGGCGCGGCGGCCAAGTCCAACGAGGCCCTGGCGCAACTGGCGCCCGACGTGCAGTGGGTCGAGAGCTACGTGGCCGGCGACAAGACCTTCTGCATCTACCTGGCGAAGGACGAGGACGTGATCCGCAAGCACGCCGAGATCAGCGGCTTTCCCGCGACCAAGATCACGCCGAT encodes:
- a CDS encoding FAD-dependent oxidoreductase; the protein is VEVLRHRLLAEGLQVFEGAKVTAVQATGAGVRATLDQDGVEQTIDGSHLLLAAGRRPVHGALGLEAAGVDHDGAGIKVDARLRTSNPKIFVAGDAAGGLQFTHLASYHAGIVLRNALFRLRASADGAAVPWVTYTEPELANVGLTEAAARERDEKINVLRWPFAENDRAQAERRTEGLIKVVVRPGGRILGAGIAGPHAGELIQPWTLAIAQKLKIGAMAGTIVPYPTFGEVGKRAAGSYFMPKLFSERTKAIVRFLGRFG
- a CDS encoding HAMP domain-containing sensor histidine kinase, with product MSGGKTSLSPVFSGLSARLLVLTVAFVMLAEVLIYAPSIGRFRKVYLEERLADAHIAILALEATPNFMVGEELERALLDQVGAEMIALRKPGAGKLMLMSLEPERIDQTFDLRESGFFRLIGDAFMTFVHGDRMLRVIGMSPKDETITVEVVLEEAPLRAAMIAFSQRILALSLIISLFSAGLVYLTLHLLIVRPMRRITESMTAFREDPESAASALDAGGSPGRNDEIGVAERELVSMQEGLRAALHQKTRLAALGIAVTKINHDLKNILATARLVSDRMATSGDPEVRRTAPTLVGAIDRAVDLCANTLSFTREGPASLELTRFELGDLIADVGEALPGQVNGTAVWQNRLDEPIEIEADRQQLFRVLANLGQNAIESGATAVQVMAWRDDGKLLIDVADNGPGLAPRAKENLFQPFTGSTRAGGTGLGLAIARELMRAHGGAIDLRSSTGEGTCFRLSLPLSQGAR
- a CDS encoding DUF4242 domain-containing protein, with the translated sequence MAMNRYMIERDIPEVGSLEREQLAGAAAKSNEALAQLAPDVQWVESYVAGDKTFCIYLAKDEDVIRKHAEISGFPATKITPIRKVIDPTTEKDV